A part of Brassica rapa cultivar Chiifu-401-42 chromosome A05, CAAS_Brap_v3.01, whole genome shotgun sequence genomic DNA contains:
- the LOC117134369 gene encoding beta-galactosidase 15-like, which produces MVKKSNEAEEDPSTLKWSWRPENMDNFLLRGKGESTNTQLFDQKVVSNDQSDYLWYMTTVKFRKRDPFLGTNMSLRVNSTAHVLRVFVNGKHIGSQHAENGKFHYIFEKDAKFKSGRNVISLLSIIVGLQNYGAFFESVPVGITGPISIIGRNGDETIVKDLSSHKWSYKTGLNGFENKLFKTESPSKWSFQSVPLNRTITWYKTTFKAPLGNDPVVVDLLGLGKGTAWVNGNNIGRYWTAFISSSDGCSAKCNYRGAYYAEKCQTNCGEPTQRWYHVPRSFLITEGDNTLVLFEEMGGNPSLVNFQTTIVGSVCANVNKKNVIELSCDRKTISAIKFASFGNPDGNCGSFVKGTCERSKNAVDILTKECVGKEKCSIDVTAEKFGVPDCSGAARRLAIEAIC; this is translated from the exons ATGGTTAAGAAATCAAATGAAGCTGAAGAGGACCCTTCAACTCTAAAATGGTCATGGAGACCAGAGAACATGGACAATTTCCTTTTGAGAGGAAAAGGCGAATCTACAAACACACAACTCTTTGATCAGAAAGTAGTAAGCAATGACCAAAGTGATTATCTATGGTATATGACTACCGTTAAGTTTAGAAAACGAGATCCATTTTTGGGTACAAACATGTCTCTCCGCGTCAATAGTACTGCTCATGTCCTTCGTGTTTTTGTCAATGGAAAACATATTG GGAGTCAACACGCTGAAAATGGAAAATTTCACTATATTTTTGAGAAAGATGCAAAGTTTAAGTCCGGACGTAATGTCATTTCTCTCCTTAGCATAATTGTGGGACTTCAG aactatggtgctttcttcgaaAGTGTTCCAGTTGGAATCACTGGACCGATTTCAATTATTGGAAGAAATGGTGATGAAACCATAGTTAAGGACTTGTCTTCTCATAAATGGAGCTATAAAACCGGTTTAAATGGGTTTGAGAACAAACTCTTTAAAACGGAATCACCGTCTAAATGGTCATTCCAAAGTGTACCATTGAACCGAACCATTACTTGGTATAAG ACTACGTTCAAGGCTCCATTGGGAAATGATCCAGTTGTTGTCGATCTTTTGGGACTTGGAAAAGGTACAGCTTGGGTCAATGGAAACAACATTGGACGCTATTGGACGGCATTCATTTCAAGCTCTGATGGTTGTTCTGCGAAATGTAACTATAGAGGGGCTTATTATGCGGAAAAGTGTCAGACCAATTGTGGAGAACCTACACAAAGATG GTACCATGTTCCTCGTTCTTTCTTGATCACAGAAGGAGATAACACACTAGTTTTGTTTGAGGAGATGGGAGGAAACCCATCGCTTGTCAATTTTCAAACTACTATAGTGGGAAGTGTATGTGCCAACGTCAATAAGAAAAATGTTATTGAGCTTTCATGCGATAGGAAAACTATTTCTGCCATCAAATTTGCCTCTTTTGGTAACCCAGATGGAAATTGTGGATCTTTCGTAAAGGGAACCTGCGAAAGAAGTAAGAACGCTGTTGATATTCTAACAAAAGAATGTGTCGGAAAAGAGAAGTGTTCCATTGATGTCACTGCAGAAAAGTTTGGAGTACCAGATTGCAGTGGTGCTGCTAGAAGGCTCGCTATTGAAGCTATATGTTAA
- the LOC117134179 gene encoding beta-galactosidase 15-like isoform X2, producing the protein MEKTLTYGNISTIDFGNSASATIYTTQEGSSCFFGNGNENSDAAISFRGESYVVPAWSVTILPDCKTEAYNTAKITTQTSMMVKKSNEAEEDPSTLKWSWRPENMDNFLLRGKGESTNTQLFDQKVVSNDQSDYLWYMTTVKFRKRDPFLGKNMSLRVNSTAHVLRVFVNGKHIGSQHAENGKFHYIFEKDAKFKSGRNVISLLSITVGLQNYGAFFESVPVGITGPISIIGRNGDETIVKDLSSHKWSYKTGLNGFENKLFKTESPSKWSFQSVPLNRTMTWYKTTFKAPLGNDPVVVDLLGLGKGTAWVNGNNIGRYWPAFISSSDGCSEKCNYRGAYFAEKCQTNCGEPTQRWYHVPRSFLITEGDNTLVLFEEMGGNPSLVNFQTTIVGSVCANVYEKNVIELSCDRKTISAIKFASFGNPDGNCGSFVKGTCEGSKNAVDILTKECVGKEKCSIDVTAEKFGVPDCSGAARRLAIEAIC; encoded by the exons ATGGAGAAAACTCTCACATACGGAAACATCTCCACCATTGACTTTGGAAACTCCGCATCG GCAACAATTTATACAACCCAAGAAGGATCTAGCTGCTTTTTTGGAAACGGAAATGAAAATTCAGATGCAGCAATTAGTTTCAGAGGAGAATCTTATGTTGTCCCAGCTTGGTCTGTTACCATTTTACCGGATTGCAAAACAGAGGCTTATAACACCGCCAAG attacCACTCAGACTTCAATGATGGTTAAGAAATCAAATGAAGCTGAAGAGGACCCTTCAACTCTAAAATGGTCATGGAGACCAGAGAACATGGACAATTTCCTTTTGAGAGGAAAAGGAGAATCTACAAACACACAACTCTTTGATCAGAAAGTAGTAAGCAATGACCAAAGTGATTATCTATGGTATATGACTACCGTTAAGTTTAGAAAACGAGATCCATTTTTGGGTAAAAACATGTCTCTCCGCGTCAATAGTACTGCTCATGTCCTTCGTGTTTTTGTCAATGGAAAACATATTG gtAGTCAACACGCTGAAAATGGAAAATTTCACTATATTTTTGAGAAAGATGCAAAGTTTAAGTCCGGCCGTAATGTCATTTCTCTCCTTAGCATAACTGTGGGACTTCAG AACTACGGTGCTTTCTTCGAAAGTGTTCCAGTTGGAATCACTGGACCGATTTCAATTATTGGAAGAAATGGTGATGAAACCATAGTTAAGGACTTGTCTTCTCATAAATGGAGCTATAAAACCGGTTTAAATGGGTTTGAGAACAAACTCTTTAAAACGGAATCACCGTCTAAATGGTCATTCCAAAGTGTACCATTGAACCGAACCATGACTTGGTATAAG ACTACGTTCAAGGCTCCATTGGGAAATGATCCAGTAGTTGTCGATCTTTTGGGACTTGGAAAAGGTACAGCTTGGGTCAATGGAAACAACATTGGACGCTATTGGCCGGCATTCATTTCAAGCTCTGATGGTTGTTCTGAGAAATGTAACTATAGAGGGGCTTATTTTGCGGAAAAGTGTCAGACCAATTGTGGAGAACCTACACAAAGATG GTACCATGTTCCTCGTTCTTTCTTGATCACAGAAGGAGATAACACACTAGTTTTGTTTGAGGAGATGGGAGGAAACCCATCGCTTGTCAATTTTCAAACTACTATAGTGGGAAGTGTATGTGCCAACGTCTATGAGAAAAATGTTATTGAGCTTTCATGCGATAGGAAAACTATTTCTGCCATCAAATTTGCCTCTTTTGGTAACCCAGATGGAAATTGTGGATCTTTCGTAAAGGGAACCTGTGAAGGAAGTAAGAACGCTGTTGATATTCTAACAAAAGAATGTGTCGGAAAAGAGAAGTGTTCCATTGATGTCACTGCAGAAAAGTTTGGAGTACCAGATTGCAGTGGTGCTGCTAGAAGGCTCGCTATTGAAGCTATATGTTAA
- the LOC117134179 gene encoding beta-galactosidase 15-like isoform X1 — MEKTLTYGNISTIDFGNSASATIYTTQEGSSCFFGNGNENSDAAISFRGESYVVPAWSVTILPDCKTEAYNTAKITTQTSMMVKKSNEAEEDPSTLKWSWRPENMDNFLLRGKGESTNTQLFDQKVVSNDQSDYLWYMTTVKFRKRDPFLGKNMSLRVNSTAHVLRVFVNGKHIGSQHAENGKFHYIFEKDAKFKSGRNVISLLSITVGLQNYGAFFESVPVGITGPISIIGRNGDETIVKDLSSHKWSYKTGLNGFENKLFKTESPSKWSFQSVPLNRTMTWYKTTFKAPLGNDPVVVDLLGLGKGTAWVNGNNIGRYWPAFISSSDGCSEKCNYRGAYFAEKCQTNCGEPTQRWYIFYKLLGYKFKSFKYKTEEHLLDFFFLIPFMNRYHVPRSFLITEGDNTLVLFEEMGGNPSLVNFQTTIVGSVCANVYEKNVIELSCDRKTISAIKFASFGNPDGNCGSFVKGTCEGSKNAVDILTKECVGKEKCSIDVTAEKFGVPDCSGAARRLAIEAIC, encoded by the exons ATGGAGAAAACTCTCACATACGGAAACATCTCCACCATTGACTTTGGAAACTCCGCATCG GCAACAATTTATACAACCCAAGAAGGATCTAGCTGCTTTTTTGGAAACGGAAATGAAAATTCAGATGCAGCAATTAGTTTCAGAGGAGAATCTTATGTTGTCCCAGCTTGGTCTGTTACCATTTTACCGGATTGCAAAACAGAGGCTTATAACACCGCCAAG attacCACTCAGACTTCAATGATGGTTAAGAAATCAAATGAAGCTGAAGAGGACCCTTCAACTCTAAAATGGTCATGGAGACCAGAGAACATGGACAATTTCCTTTTGAGAGGAAAAGGAGAATCTACAAACACACAACTCTTTGATCAGAAAGTAGTAAGCAATGACCAAAGTGATTATCTATGGTATATGACTACCGTTAAGTTTAGAAAACGAGATCCATTTTTGGGTAAAAACATGTCTCTCCGCGTCAATAGTACTGCTCATGTCCTTCGTGTTTTTGTCAATGGAAAACATATTG gtAGTCAACACGCTGAAAATGGAAAATTTCACTATATTTTTGAGAAAGATGCAAAGTTTAAGTCCGGCCGTAATGTCATTTCTCTCCTTAGCATAACTGTGGGACTTCAG AACTACGGTGCTTTCTTCGAAAGTGTTCCAGTTGGAATCACTGGACCGATTTCAATTATTGGAAGAAATGGTGATGAAACCATAGTTAAGGACTTGTCTTCTCATAAATGGAGCTATAAAACCGGTTTAAATGGGTTTGAGAACAAACTCTTTAAAACGGAATCACCGTCTAAATGGTCATTCCAAAGTGTACCATTGAACCGAACCATGACTTGGTATAAG ACTACGTTCAAGGCTCCATTGGGAAATGATCCAGTAGTTGTCGATCTTTTGGGACTTGGAAAAGGTACAGCTTGGGTCAATGGAAACAACATTGGACGCTATTGGCCGGCATTCATTTCAAGCTCTGATGGTTGTTCTGAGAAATGTAACTATAGAGGGGCTTATTTTGCGGAAAAGTGTCAGACCAATTGTGGAGAACCTACACAAAGATGGTACATTTTCTACAAATTATTAGGTTACAAATTCAaatcttttaaatataaaactgaggaacatttattggatttttttttcttgattccTTTCATGAACAGGTACCATGTTCCTCGTTCTTTCTTGATCACAGAAGGAGATAACACACTAGTTTTGTTTGAGGAGATGGGAGGAAACCCATCGCTTGTCAATTTTCAAACTACTATAGTGGGAAGTGTATGTGCCAACGTCTATGAGAAAAATGTTATTGAGCTTTCATGCGATAGGAAAACTATTTCTGCCATCAAATTTGCCTCTTTTGGTAACCCAGATGGAAATTGTGGATCTTTCGTAAAGGGAACCTGTGAAGGAAGTAAGAACGCTGTTGATATTCTAACAAAAGAATGTGTCGGAAAAGAGAAGTGTTCCATTGATGTCACTGCAGAAAAGTTTGGAGTACCAGATTGCAGTGGTGCTGCTAGAAGGCTCGCTATTGAAGCTATATGTTAA